The Bos javanicus breed banteng chromosome 18, ARS-OSU_banteng_1.0, whole genome shotgun sequence genome has a segment encoding these proteins:
- the MPHOSPH6 gene encoding M-phase phosphoprotein 6, which produces MRGGSSCRPRRPVGVSMAAERKTKLSKNLLRMKFMQRGLDSETKKQLEEEEKKIISEEHWYLDLPELKEKESFIIEEQSFLLCEDLLYGRMSFRGFNPEVEKLMLQMNTKNKAEEVEEQTVELDVSDEEMARRYETLVGTIGKKFAKKRDRAIYEEDENGDVKPVKAKKMFLKPQD; this is translated from the exons ATGCGCGGTGGGTCCAGTTGCAGACCGCGGCGCCCGGTGGGAGTCAGTATGGCGGCCGAGCGCAAAACTAAGTTGTCCAAGAACTTGCTGCGCATGAAG TTCATGCAAAGGGGACTGGACTCGGAAACCAAGAAACaactagaagaggaagaaaagaaaatcattagtGAAGAGCACTGGTACTTGGATTTGCCTGAGCTGAAAGAGAAAGA gaGTTTCATTATAGAAGAGCAGAGTTTCTTGTTGTGTGAAGATCTTCTCTATGGAAGAATGTCATTCAGAGGATTTAATCCTGAGGTTGAG aaattaatGCTTCAGATGAACACTAAGAACAAAGCAGAAGAAGTTGAAGAGCAAACAGTGGAGCTCGATGTGTCAGATGAAGAAATGGCTAGAAG ATATGAGACCTTGGTGGGGACAATTGGGAAAAAGTTTGCCAAGAAAAGAGACCGTGCCATTTACGAAGAAGATGAAAATGGAGACGTAAAACCAGTTAAAGCAAAGAAGATGTTCTTAAAGCCCCAAGATTAA